TCCTGCTCGACGCTCTGCGCGAGGACCTGGGCCTCACCGGCTCCAAGCGCGGCTGCGACGACAGCTCCTGCGGCGCCTGCACGGTGCTGCTCGACGGCACGCCCGTTCTCTCCTGCACCATGCTGGCAGGGAGCTGCGCCTCGGCCGCCGACCGCAACGACGACCGCAACTACGAGATCACTACCATCGAAGGCGTGGCCGAGCACGGCGCGCTGGCTGCCATCCAGAAGGCGTATGGCGATTGGGGCGGGGCGCAGTGCGGCTTCTGCACTCCCGGCTTCCTGATGACGGTGAAGGCGCTGCTGGCGCGCAATCCCGAGCCCACGGACGACGACGTCCGCCACGCCCTGAGCGGCAACCTGTGCCGCTGCACCGGATATTCGCAGATGTACCAGGCGGTGAAGGCGGCGGTGGAGGCGGAGCAGAAGGGAATGGCGGCGACGAAATGAGCAACTTCTCCATCATCGGCAAACCGGTGGCAATGATTGACTCCGCCGGGAAGACCACGGGCGCGGGCAAGTATACCGACGACCTCACGGTCCCGGGGATGCTCATCGGGAAGATCCTGCACTCGCCGCATCCGCACGCCCGCATCAAGCGCATTGACGCCGCCAAGGCGCTGGCGCTTGAGGGTGTGGTCGCGGTGGTCACCGGGGCGGACGCCCCCAACAAGTACGGCATCCTGCCCGTGGGTCACGACGAGACCGCGCTGGCGGTGGATAAGGTCCGCTACATCGGCGACAACGTCGCCTGCGTGGCCGCCGTCTCAGAAGCAATCGCCGAAGAGGCCTGCCAGCTCATTGACGTGGAGTACGAGGTCCTGCCCGCCTACTTCGATCCGGAAGATTCGATGAAAGCGGAAACCGACCTCATCCACGACCATAAGGCCCACAACCTGGAGAAGGATTACCACCACGTCTTCGGCGATCCGGAGAAGGGCTTCGCCGAAGCCGAGCACATCGCCGAGGCCCGCTACATCGCCAACGAGGTGACGCATGCGGCCATGGAGCCGCACTCGACGCTAGCCTCCTTCGAGCTCGACCCGCACACCGGGAAGATGGGACGGCTGACTGTGTGGTCCTCGACGCAAGTGCCGTACTACCTGCAGCACAAGCTCTCGCTGGTGCTGGAGCTGCCCATGTCGCAGATCCGGGTGATCAAGCCGCTGGTGGGCGGCGGCTTCGGCGGCAAGTCGGAGGTCATCCCGCTGGAGATCATCGCGGCGGTGGCGGCGCGCGCCGCCCAGGCGCCGGTGAAGATCACATATACGCGTGAGGAGGTCTTCTGGGCGCACCGCGGACGCCCGCGCACCATCATCGACCTGAAGACGGGCGTGAAGCGCGACGGGCGCATCACCGCCGTGGCCGCGCGCGTGGTGCAGGACGGCGGCGCCTACTGCAGCTACGGCGTGGTGACCATCCTTTATTCCGGGGCGCTCTTG
This region of Terriglobales bacterium genomic DNA includes:
- a CDS encoding (2Fe-2S)-binding protein, with product LLDALREDLGLTGSKRGCDDSSCGACTVLLDGTPVLSCTMLAGSCASAADRNDDRNYEITTIEGVAEHGALAAIQKAYGDWGGAQCGFCTPGFLMTVKALLARNPEPTDDDVRHALSGNLCRCTGYSQMYQAVKAAVEAEQKGMAATK